A region of Pan troglodytes isolate AG18354 chromosome 23, NHGRI_mPanTro3-v2.0_pri, whole genome shotgun sequence DNA encodes the following proteins:
- the TUBA8 gene encoding tubulin alpha-8 chain (The RefSeq protein has 2 substitutions compared to this genomic sequence): MRECISVHVGQAGVQIGNACWELSCLEHGIQADGTFDAQASKINDDDSFTTFFSETGNGKHVPRAVMIDLEPTVVDEVRAGTYRQLFHPEQLITGKEDAANNYARGHYTVGKESIDLVLDRIRKLTDACSGLQGFLIFHSFGGGTGSGFTSLLMERLSLDYGKKSKLEFAIYPAPQVSTAVVEPYNSILTTHTTLEHSDCAFMVDNEAIYDICRRNLDIERPTYTNLNRLISQIVSSITASLRFDGALNVDLTEFQTNLVPYPRIHFPLVTYAPIISAEKAYHEQLSVAEITSSCFEPNSQMVKCDPRHGKYMACCMLYRGDVVPKDVNVAIAAIKTKRTIQFVDWCPTGFKVGINYQPPTVVPGGDLAKVQRAVCMLSNTTAIAEAWARLDHKFDLMYAKRAFVHWYVGEGMEEGEFSEAREDLAALEKDYEEVGADSFEEENEGEEF; this comes from the exons ATG CGGGAATGCATATCAGTCCACGTGGGCCAAGCGGGAGTTCAGATTGGCAATGCCTGCTGGGAGCTCTTCTGCCTGGAACACGGCATCCAGGCAGACGGCACTTTTGATGCTCAAGCCAGCAAGATCAACGATGATGACTCCTTCACCACCTTTTTCAGCGAGACTGGCAATGGGAAGCATGTGCCCCGGGCCGTCATGATAGATCTGGAGCCTACTGTAGTGG ATGAGGTTCGGGCAGGAACCTACCGCCAGCTCTTCCATCCAGAGCAGCTGATCACAGGAAAGGAGGATGCAGCCAACAACTATGCCCGGGGCCACTACACGGTGGGCAAGGAGAGCATTGACCTGGTGCTGGACCGCATACGGAAGCTG ACAGATGCTTGCTCTGGCCTGCAGGGCTTCCTGATTTTCCACAGTTTTGGTGGGGGCACTGGCTCCGGCTTCACTTCTCTGCTGATGGAACGCCTCTCCCTGGATTATGGCAAGAAATCCAAGCTGGAGTTTGCCATCTACCCAGCCCCCCAGGTCTCTACTGCAGTGGTGGAGCCCTACAACTCCATCCTGACCACCCACACCACACTGGAACATTCAGATTGTGCTTTCATGGTGGACAACGAAGCCATCTATGACATCTGCCGCAGGAACCTTGACATCGAGCGCCCTACCTATACCAACCTCAACCGCCTCATCAGTCAGATTGTGTCCTCAATCACTGCTTCTCTCCGCTTTGACGGGGCCCTCAATGTGGACCTCActgagttccagaccaacctggtgCCCTACCCCCGCATCCACTTCCCGCTGGTCACCTACGCGCCCATCATCTCTGCCGAGAAAGCCTATCACGAACAGCTCTCTGTGGCCGAGATCACCAGCTCCTGCTTTGAGCCCAACAGCCAGATGGTGAAGTGCGACCCGAGACATGGCAAGTACATGGCCTGCTGCATGCTCTACCGGGGCGACGTGGTGCCCAAGGATGTGAATGTCGCTATTGCTGCCATCAAGACCAAGAGGACCATCCAGTTTGTAGACTGGTGTCCCACAGGCTTCAAG GTGGGCATCAACTACCAGCCCCCGACCGTGGTCCCCGGGGGAGACCTGGCCAAGGTGCAGCGGGCCGTCTGCATGCTCAGCAACACCACGGCCATCGCGGAGGCCTGGGCCCGCCTCGACCACAAGTTCGACCTCATGTACGCCAAGCGGGCCTTTGTGCATTGGTATGTGGGagaggggatggaggaaggagaaTTTTCTGAGGCCAGGGAAGACTTAGCTGCCCTGGAGAAGGATTATGAAGAAGTGGGGACTGATTCgtttgaagaagaaaatgaaggggaggaattttaa
- the TUBA8 gene encoding tubulin alpha-8 chain isoform X1, protein MIDLEPTVVDEVRAGTYRQLFHPEQLITGKEDAANNYARGHYTVGKESIDLVLDRIRKLTDACSGLQGFLIFHSFGGGTGSGFTSLLMERLSLDYGKKSKLEFAIYPAPQVSTAVVEPYNSILTTHTTLEHSDCAFMVDNEAIYDICRRNLDIERPTYTNLNRLISQIVSSITASLRFDGALNVDLTEFQTNLVPYPRIHFPLVTYAPIISAEKAYHEQLSVAEITSSCFEPNSQMVKCDPRHGKYMACCMLYRGDVVPKDVNVAIAAIKTKRTIQFVDWCPTGFKVGINYQPPTVVPGGDLAKVQRAVCMLSNTTAIAEAWARLDHKFDLMYAKRAFVHWYVGEGMEEGEFSEAREDLAALEKDYEEVGTDSFEEENEGEEF, encoded by the exons ATGATAGATCTGGAGCCTACTGTAGTGG ATGAGGTTCGGGCAGGAACCTACCGCCAGCTCTTCCATCCAGAGCAGCTGATCACAGGAAAGGAGGATGCAGCCAACAACTATGCCCGGGGCCACTACACGGTGGGCAAGGAGAGCATTGACCTGGTGCTGGACCGCATACGGAAGCTG ACAGATGCTTGCTCTGGCCTGCAGGGCTTCCTGATTTTCCACAGTTTTGGTGGGGGCACTGGCTCCGGCTTCACTTCTCTGCTGATGGAACGCCTCTCCCTGGATTATGGCAAGAAATCCAAGCTGGAGTTTGCCATCTACCCAGCCCCCCAGGTCTCTACTGCAGTGGTGGAGCCCTACAACTCCATCCTGACCACCCACACCACACTGGAACATTCAGATTGTGCTTTCATGGTGGACAACGAAGCCATCTATGACATCTGCCGCAGGAACCTTGACATCGAGCGCCCTACCTATACCAACCTCAACCGCCTCATCAGTCAGATTGTGTCCTCAATCACTGCTTCTCTCCGCTTTGACGGGGCCCTCAATGTGGACCTCActgagttccagaccaacctggtgCCCTACCCCCGCATCCACTTCCCGCTGGTCACCTACGCGCCCATCATCTCTGCCGAGAAAGCCTATCACGAACAGCTCTCTGTGGCCGAGATCACCAGCTCCTGCTTTGAGCCCAACAGCCAGATGGTGAAGTGCGACCCGAGACATGGCAAGTACATGGCCTGCTGCATGCTCTACCGGGGCGACGTGGTGCCCAAGGATGTGAATGTCGCTATTGCTGCCATCAAGACCAAGAGGACCATCCAGTTTGTAGACTGGTGTCCCACAGGCTTCAAG GTGGGCATCAACTACCAGCCCCCGACCGTGGTCCCCGGGGGAGACCTGGCCAAGGTGCAGCGGGCCGTCTGCATGCTCAGCAACACCACGGCCATCGCGGAGGCCTGGGCCCGCCTCGACCACAAGTTCGACCTCATGTACGCCAAGCGGGCCTTTGTGCATTGGTATGTGGGagaggggatggaggaaggagaaTTTTCTGAGGCCAGGGAAGACTTAGCTGCCCTGGAGAAGGATTATGAAGAAGTGGGGACTGATTCgtttgaagaagaaaatgaaggggaggaattttaa